The Triticum aestivum cultivar Chinese Spring chromosome 7B, IWGSC CS RefSeq v2.1, whole genome shotgun sequence genome window below encodes:
- the LOC123159936 gene encoding scopoletin glucosyltransferase, producing the protein MAITTTTTNGAAAPTHAASGAGNHAGRDHVVVFPFMAKGHTLPLLHFATALTEHQKNLRITVVVTPANLAFARSRLPASVRLAVLPFPSLPPLPSGVESTDTLPGPDLYPTFLRATALLREPFAEFMASLSAPPLVLVSDFFLGFTHRVAADAGVRRIVFHGMSCFSMAACKSLITSPPPSGASFHLSRMPEHVRITAADVPDTIAKIGDAEDPVTRFLIDDIGESDMRSWGVLVNSFAMLDEDYVSAFISFYQPDARAWLVGPLFLAAGDVPEREGEQDPEGCLAWLDEMAERSESVIYVSFGTQAHISDEQLDELARGLVQSGHPFLWAVRSGTWSPPVDVGPHGRIVRGWIPQRSVLAHPAVAGFVSHCGWNSVMESLAAGKPVLAWPQMAEQHLNAHHVTHIIGAGVRITTAGGVAGRAEVERKVRRLMDAGDADGQKIRAKAAWAQKAVKSAVSDGGTSRVALLKLVEELQGTYCDVIKDHS; encoded by the coding sequence AtggccatcaccaccaccaccaccaacggtGCTGCTGCGCCCACCCATGCCGCGAGCGGCGCGGGCAACCATGCCGGCCGCGACCACGTGGTCGTGTTTCCGTTCATGGCCAAGGGCCACACCCTCCCACTGCTTCACTTCGCCACGGCGCTCACCGAGCACCAAAAGAACCTCCGCATCACCGTGGTCGTCACGCCCGCCAACCTCGCCTTCGCCCGCAGCCGCCTCCCGGCGTCGGTGCGGCTCGCCGTTCTCCCGTTCCCGTCGCTGCCGCCGCTGCCATCCGGCGTGGAGTCCACGGACACCCTGCCTGGCCCGGACCTGTACCCGACGTTCCTGCGCGCCACGGCGCTCCTGCGGGAGCCCTTCGCGGAGTTCATGGCGTCGCTCTCGGCCCCACCACTCGTGCTCGTCTCCGACTTCTTCCTCGGGTTCACGCACCGCGTCGCGGCCGACGCCGGCGTCCGCCGCATCGTGTTCCACGGCATGTCCTGCTTCTCGATGGCCGCCTGCAAATCGCTCATCACGAGCCCGCCGCCGTCCGGCGCCAGTTTCCACTTGTCCCGTATGCCGGAACACGTAAGGATCACGGCAGCGGATGTCCCGGACACGATCGCCAAGATCGGTGACGCCGAGGACCCAGTGACTCGGTTCCTTATCGATGACATCGGCGAGTCCGACATGCGCAGCTGGGGCGTCCTGGTCAACAGCTTCGCCATGTTGGACGAGGACTACGTATCGGCCTTCATATCGTTCTACCAGCCGGACGCGCGGGCCTGGCTGGTGGGCCCTCtgtttctcgccgccggcgacgtgCCGGAGCGCGAGGGGGAGCAGGACCCCGAGGGGTGCCTCGCCTGGCTCGACGAGATGGCGGAGCGGTCGGAGTCGGTGATCTACGTGTCGTTCGGCACGCAGGCCCATATCTCCGACGAGCAGCTCGACGAACTGGCGCGCGGGCTGGTGCAGTCCGGCCACCCCTTCCTCTGGGCCGTCCGGTCCGGCACGTGGTCACCGCCGGTGGACGTGGGGCCGCACGGAAGGATCGTCCGCGGGTGGATCCCACAGAGGAGCGTGCTAGCTCACCCCGCGGTGGCAGGGTTCGTGAGCCACTGCGGGTGGAACTCGGTGATGGAGAGCCTGGCAGCGGGGAAGCCCGTTCTGGCGTGGCCACAGATGGCCGAGCAGCACCTGAACGCGCACCACGTCACGCACATCATCGGCGCCGGGGTCAGGATAACGACCGCCGGGGGTGTGGCGGGCAGGGCGGAGGTGGAGCGCAAGGTAAGGAGGCTCATGGACGCCGGCGACGCGGACGGGCAGAAAATACGAGCGAAGGCGGCCTGGGCTCAGAAGGCCGTGAAGTCAGCGGTGAGCGACGGTGGCACCTCACGTGTCGCGTTGCTGAAGTTGGTGGAAGAGCTGCAGGGGACCTACTGTGACGTCATCAAGGATCACTCCTAA